The Crassostrea angulata isolate pt1a10 chromosome 1, ASM2561291v2, whole genome shotgun sequence nucleotide sequence GCTTCCTATTTCCTATCAAGGGGCTATAACTTATGTAGTCTGTGTGACGTACGGCCATCACCACCATCCTTCGATAcataataaatttacaaaaaaagaatCATAGTACTAATCTGACTCATGTTAAATGCCAAATAtgaggaaaaaatattttaagaataaagTTCCATGTCTTCACATTGTCTACACTGTGTTTTGCAAAATACCTGTGTTAGTAAATGATTTCAATAATTGTAGTGTGACAGGTTAAATTTcgaaagaaaaaataacaccTGGTTGTACCTGATGATATATCTTGCTCTAAGCCACCATTTTGACTTTGTTCATAACATTTAAAGGTAGAGGTAAGGGGAGATGGTGGATTATTAACGAAATGGTCGGAAGGAACAGAATCGATATTAAAAGAGTAACCCATGAAATGTCACGAGAGAAAGTGTATCAAcgcgtctttttttttttttagcaaagaCAGTCGTTAGAATTCCCTcgtttaatttctttggtcaaATGTTGACACCGATATTACGTGACCAAATATAGCATATCTACTTCCTGATAATACACATTAAAAGTGCGATAACTCGTCAGCtgaaaattgtttaatcaaTATATCAATAAAGCATTTTGAGTAAACTTGAAATTTCTTTTCGTAGAATTTAAATCATCAAGTATTTATAAGAGAAGACAttcaatatgcatataattttccTGATtgattgcaaatatttttccacttttCAAATTAGTTGTTTCATAACAAGTTGCAACCAATATTTTTAACTCAaccatgtataattatttttaaaaaaaattttaaccccccctttttttttttagaaactcTACATTTTAAAACTCTATTCATtttagcattttttttcaaaggttcTTACCATCGAGTCAAAAGGTTTATATATGTTTGCTGCATAACCCCAGTCAacttaaaatgttaactaaaaGGCAACTATGTAAAGGTAACTGAATGGGATAACTATTCCATAACGTCATCTTATAGTAACCATTCTGTTAAACTGAAGTTGAatgaatggcagagcttcatcctgtATACATTATCAACATTTCCATCAAAGATTTTGGGACGGTAGCGTTTTGCTTAAGAGCTCAAGACAGCAACAAAAAAACCTATCAGGATCcgctttttttaaattttcagttcAAACAATGACGGTACGTGTTGCAgtgatttttataaagatttaaaatttggGACATGTTTACGTGAGTATCATTTACTTGGGTATGTAGTAATGCTATTTCAATATTAATGTCAGCTTATTATCTTACAGATAAATTGCAGCGCCTCTACATAAATTTGTGCATGCTAGattaatttgaataaactaACCAGGCCGTGTCTATCTTCATTGCACCTAATGGTTCACCAGTTGAAAACTcgtgaaaattgaaattttacattgcAAAATGAATTCTTTTAAGCAGTCAAACATTCTTTTGTAAAGTGCTTGCAATGATAAATGCCGAGATACAATAAACATTAGCGGTAATCTATTCACTGACCAATAAAATAGCAGTCCCTGTTCTGcagatattaaaaaaactatAACTTTATGACTAATTAATCAAAAATTGTGTAAAGCAGAAGATTTGATAAATAAGAAATAGCAAAATTAAAACTTGTATAAAGCAGAATATTTGAAAATACGAAATATCAGAACTTCAATCTGTAACGAAGAACATAAGTGAATATcgattttttacatatataaaggggaagttaaatattaataaatttaactAAGCCAGTTTTGTAATTACATTGAACTAATATATTGCAAGAAAAGTCTACATGTATAGGTAAGTGTTATTCGCTTAAAACATTACATAAACTCATTCATGGTGCGATTCTGCAGGGCGAACTCGGTAAGGATAGATACGAAGTGGAACAggatttataaattattttttatgttttaaactatctACCAAATCAAAATACGccaattattatttaataattacaaaattgtattaaaagattattttcgacatcacattttgttttttaagtttctATGATGTTACAGGTTACATTCATTAAGacatcaatatttaatttttccttTAACATTTTTCAGCTTGCATAGGATCATTTGGACATAATTGCTCTTTCCCATGCCCTGATGGGTATTTCGGTCACGGATGTCGACTGAAATGTGACTGCAATATAACTGAATCATGTGATCCAGAGATTGGTTGTACAATTAGATATATTGCTGGTAAactttattattgttttaaaaattatttttctcatctttttttaataatcgatttgatattataacaaaatattcaagGTTTTCAATGATATGGCGTGGACGTATGCCGATGGTGATGTCCAGGAGTGGAATTGAATGGAAAGCGCTCAATAAGTTCAACATCATATTTGGACATGTAGAAAAATgttgacaaattttttttaaaaatcacgcCATTATCGGTTGAAGAAAGAATCTTGGTgggtgttttcttttaaaaaaaaaaggggggggggggtttaaaagGTAGACAAATagtgttggtttttttgttgCAAATGATGTAAACAGAACAATCAAACATactttgtatatatacacagtAGCAGAAGTTAGATGTTTAAAAGGTGCAttgattgaaatattgtttttaatatcaaaaacataattttatatttaacaatcGGTGTTAACATAATTTAAATCGTCCAAATTAGGCTGATTTAATGTTAATCAACCAGGACATTTTGTCATCAAAACGAACAATTATGAGCCCAAAGTCAGTTTTAAGTGACAGATATTATTCGACATTTAATATTACATCGTAGACTTATCACACGATGAGATAATATCGTTTCCGAATGCAGATAAAAGCAATCGCgtttcttcaaaatttcaaagCAACGGGTGAAGATAATTTATTTAAGGTAAATACGTTATCTGATATATTTGATACCAACttgataattttacttttattgtaGATAACAAAACAGAGTCAAAAACGAACACAGACTTTGACAAGTCTGGGAGAAAAACAATCCGAACAGCTCTTTTAAGTGGTTGTAGTTTAACCATACTTGCCATATTGATCGGGATGTTTCTGAAATACCATCGAGTCCTGTGAGTTAATTATATGTATGTAACTGACTTGTGTTTTTGAAACActgaataaaaacaattaatttatttagtattattttgttttaaggcTACAAAGATGCAAAGGAATTCAAggtattataaataattataatctaTGAATAGTTCAACTCTTAATATTTCCAAATGTTTTGAATTCGTgctaattaaaacatttattttcagaaagCGGCGATTGTAGAGAAGGTAATGCACCTTATGACTGTCTTGAACACTCAGTGGTGAGTGGTAATCCTGTTGGTACATCTTGTCGGAATTACACTGTGCCTCCAGCtcttataaaagaaaacaaagccAAAACAGATGCTGAAAGAAAATCAAGCAAGCAGGACGTAGTAACTAATTTAAGTCTAAAATGTAAACACGAGTACGTGTGATCACAAGAGAGAGGCTGACAAAAGAAACCAGGGTCAAAATCAAAGTCAGACAACATTGCGTGACTAAgtgaaaattatattaaaatctcTTTTGAACAATAAAcgaaaataagaaaaagaagtATTTTAATTGAGgttactatattttttatatctacaTGATGCAAGTGAATTAGAGGTCTCAATTTCTTACAGTATACCAATATATAGCACAAGCCTTATTTGCAGGACTGGTACATAGCAAAAACTTGGCTTCATATATACTGCTTTAGacaaatgaaattcaaatttctctGGGTATTTCATAAAGAGATTAACCATTAAAAACTATTGAAGAGGGAAGTGTGACTTTCAGATTATTTGGctactacatgtagctgcaataatgtagccctctcacgattttttttttttttttgggagagggctacaactccataggatctccgttaTGGTGctagtgcgggagtgattcactcccgcaacgattttGTCTTAAATCGTttgtaaatgacaataacatttgcatttcttacctgaactcaaacgttgtagatgtctatggcataaacttatccaaaaatatcaagtatagttcatatatcggttatttttcgtgtatgtcaacaacgaaagttgaatttgtccgccatgtttactgaccttgaccggttttattttgggacagccaatgagaattcaggagcggatcttgaactgaatataggaattcccctattttaaacataattaacgcggtaaatatgaattttccattatataccatttccttatatgatgttttagtgatataacgaggtaagatagattatttacactgacattcacgttatcaagcccatcaaaactccaagcgtacatcccataaaatcacgcgagaactgtcatggctgctgaaaaagacgactggtaaacatgctgatatGTTTTTTCTAGTTTTGGTTTATATACAGttaatttgttcaacctgaattaaaaaatcattttatctaaaggaagtcaaatataaaatcgatcttttcagaccgaagtcagctgcattaaaaaaataattttgcaccattacggagatcctgtggaattgtagccctctccagtaaacatcagatataaaaaatcggagagggctacattattgcagctaactACATGTATCTCCTCGCAATAATCATCTTCTACGTTTATTCACAATATTATGAAAATGTATACTTGGATTTTGTTTTCATCCCAAATTAATactcttttaaaattgaaattcggTATTTTAAGCAAATATTCATATTAAGTTTGCGTAAACCACAGTGCATATTACTGTATGATTTATGATTTAAGACGCTctaaaaataaagagaaaatctaaTCTACTTTAAGAATATGTTTGCGGTAAAAACGTACAAACTATCCTTAATATGATTGTAGCGGGTGTAGTAAGAACCTAGAGTTTATTAACCAGCATGATTTATAACGTCAAATAAgtataaaaatgtttgaaacaaaattattcctCTTTGCAAGATATTATCAACCCGAGCTATACACTTCGGTACTTACAAAAGACCCAAGCAAATCAGTTCACGTCATAATAAATGACATTTCTTTCtgatttcctaaaaaaaaaatctaaattgaaaTTGTTCCCTTCTATCATTTTAACCTAAATTTATGCaataattttacattgataTTCTGGTCATGGTGTTCAAGAGCATTGAACAAAATCCCTTTTTATATGTCAagcaaatattgtaaatattttaactgTGATGGGATTCGCACTTATGCGATCatcttaatataaaatatagttttttaacttctttaaaatgacaaatacatgtaactgagtGCATTGTATACTATATAATTAtgcattgtatttttataataacaacACAGTTTATGTTCTAATAATTCATCggttttttatgtaaacagtATTATCAATGACCAAgtgtttaatttgttgttattaaGAAACATATGGGGATGAAAATTCTTTTCCCAAAACACTTAATATTACTTGGacatgatgtaaaaaaaattaactttttcttAACCCGTTATTGAAACTTTATCCGATAAACAACAATTTTGTTACGCATGAAACTATTTTTGTCTTTGGTCATTGTCACCTTTACATCAGTCATTTACAAAACGATTTGGTTAAAACCATTCGGATTGTGCACACAAAAACTCAGAAGTGAATATTAAAAAGATGgttgagtttctgatagacaacatttgaagtatacatgtagtttttggaaatcaggTCTTCCAAAAATCTGTTAAGTTTCCATCGGTACCAGTTGCGCCCCATTGTTAACACAcctgttttgtattcatatgaagcagaattaatttaaaacttttacgtgaaaaaataaaactctcGCTTTGGCcatcaactcaacattcaggtatatcgacgatATCATCAATTAACagttgttatttccatacttacgtcgactcgatgtatcccagtgaacttgaagtaaaagataccacagagtcagcgtcatttgtttcatatttagataCTTTACTGGAAAGGGACATTtgtggtaacctaacaacaaaactttatgataaacgagATGACTCCAATTTTTTGTTTATCCAACTTTCCATACTTATGATGCattataccttcatcacctgtaCACGGATTGTTTGCCTCTCCGTTAATTCGATACACAGGGTCATGTTCTTTGGCGTTTCTAAGGCGTTCTGACAAACAATTTGACAAAACAGGACTACCAACAATCTCGATTGAAGTCACTTTTCTTGATCTTGATTCTTgatcgatacaacgaccttgtcagcaaagtCAATCTttcactgggtcgcatgctgactgacgtgcATGTTTTAGTGGTACTACAGTTGatttaaattaagaaaatattccGATCGATAAATGGAAAATACAACATATAGATGTAAGCCCAATAACCAGAATGTTCTTCAAACATTAATTGTACTAAACATCAGTCACTCGGTTCTGAATCAAGTTATATTTTTCTACAATAAAAATAAGACGTTTCAATTCCTATTGGAGAGtttatacattatatacatAAAGAATGTTTACACTAACTACAGTAAATTATGAAACGAATAGTGCACAACTCAACTCCCAGTTGTGCACTAATCAAAAAATCTGAAGTCaatatgttttgtaaatatACACATCTACACATTATACCTCAATTACCTTAAAGGAAAGTACTTTCAATGGTTTGTGATAAGTTACGCTGACTAACTGCATGTATAAGCTCTATATTCATTAATAGTGAAATTTCTAAGTTCAGAAGGGGCtgaattaatgttaaaaaatgaagattttcTTGCAGTAatgaatatttacaaattatgtCCCCACTGACTAGAAAGTTTCAAGAAACTGTGTGCGCGGTTAAAGAGAAGTTGCGCTCACAAACTGTTTAACAACCAATTTAATTATAGTCTAACTTCAACTGGGAAATATTCCAAgaaatatcataaaatcaaaatatcctTTCCATATGCATATTTACACTGACAACAATTACTGCAAATTAGTGGTTAAAATAACTGGGTTTATACAATGATTTTTTGTTGTGGTTAATATatacaatgattttttaaagtttaaatatttaccctaTGTTTCAGTCTGAATGTACTTGTGTACTGAACAatgcgattttttaaaaaatcgttttgCTGTAAATAAAGCTCAAgttatgtttatcatttttcattcgaTGCTCTTTCTTGagtcttaatttttattttttaaacctgtttgattttaaatgctttttaatataaatttacttGTCGACGTTATCATTGatgttaatgaatttataaGTTTCAAACTAagatgaataatgaaaatgcTCTATATAATGGCATTTTTTAATCtcataacaattttattttctggtGCAAGAGTTTAATTGAAAGTTTTCATTGTAtgtgttttaaataataaatcagGAATTGAAAATTGTGAGATTTTCTGCATAATAAGAGTTATCCGCTCCCTTTAAACGGTTCGTTTCGTAGCAGTTTAATTATcacttatataataaaatcgTCACACTCTGTTGCAATAATTCTAAGTTCATGAGTTGATGGCTGGCATGGTCTGTAGGacaatatatacataattaCCAACGGTCGTGTACGTCCGGTGTAATAGGTGTTGGGGCTATTTTAATTACAACTAATATTCCTCTTCTCTTtcaaataaggaaaaaatactcttatatatatatatatatatatatatatatatatatatatatatatatatatatatatatatatatatatatatatatatatatatatatatatatatatatatatatatatatatgcaagaagttaaagaaatgtaaatataagcattaaatcattattttttgaaagatacagtctcataacgCTAATGAATTTAatgcgcgttactcaatttgtatgcacacacctatgagactatatctttcaaaaaataatgattcaatgcttaaataaaaataaagatagtGAAAGCAATTGTAATGCAGATGATTTGAGCCCAAGGTTAAAGTTCAGTTTACATGCATATCCCTGCATGCATGTAGTATTTATCAATACAAaagaatacaaaatatcatattgaaGGAGATTCTCGATCATAGTACAGGCGAGGGGTGTATGAGAAAGTAAGCTTCAATATCTGTTTTATTGCATTGTTACCACATTACTTTGAAGTATCCTTGTCAGAATCTGCTACATGCTTTTAAAAGTAacttaaaggtaaaatattatgTTGTTGTATTGTCGGGTTTaaaatttagagaaaaaaaattattcgcgattttaaaaggaaaataaatttacatttttatttacacaaCCGATGAAGATTACTATTGatgtttattacatgtatgtaccatgtatcatataaaaataaGTTAATAATATTGATTCCATCAACATTTGTAGCTTTACAATGAAAAGAGAATGCTGCTCTGACTATAAGAAAATTTCTGGGAAATGCGAAGCTACTCGTTTTTTTTAATGCCGACTACATGTATGAAGATTAGTATGAAGTTAAAATGCTAACATTTAAGTACTGCTTACAAACAAGCAACTCAAAAGATCAAATTGAGGAAATACAATGGCTTGCAAGGACGTGTTTGCGAGATAAAGATCCATAACGTACCATCGAAAGCGTTTCCGAGGGCAATTATTACTAGCAAGCCTGGTATATCATTTTGATCGGTACGGTTTAATGTTTTTCCCAGTTTATCTTCCATTTAGATATCTAATTTGGCTTTTATCAATCGTTTATCTAGAATGGAAAAGGTGccatttttatgaaattgttgAAGTTTTCAGATTCGGGGATGCATGTAACAGAGTTTAAAAGGATTTGCTTAATGCTTTTTTTTCACTATGAATGTTCCTAGGTTCCATGAAACTTATAAACACTCATTTGTGAAACATTAAGGCCTTTGTTCatgcgggttttttttaaaggacataATGAAATAATCTTTAAGATCATTTGTTAAGTTTTATCAGAGGTATTGATTTTCACTAAGCTTTACGTGAACACTATACTTATCTACCTCGTTTATTGTACATGTTTGCTACATTTATTTGGCTTCTTTAGAAATATAAATTTGATCAGGAATAACTCATTCATTTGTCTTTCAAAGTTTTGGCATTTGTGTGCTGATGTAGTTCCGAGTCTATAAAAATAActgaatatacagaaaaacattgcagaaaatataCCGAAGAGAAATCTAGGGCTTATGCGGAAAAATTGTTAAcataaatatttgtatgaaCCATCATAATAACAGAACGCagtatattgtttatataaacaattttgaaattacaCATACAGAACAGTCAAAACAGTACAATGTATTGTATTAATGTTAATAAACTATTCAATTTACCCGCAACTCAGATCTCCGGATTTCCGCATTAGTCCggcattttaaatttaaaaaatgcggaaaaaattcaaataatacgGAAATGcggaaaaaattgtaaatgaccTGAAAAATATACGGAAATAATATGGAGAGTtaaactaaatttatttttgatctGGAAGATATATGGGACTCTGAACTTAAAaactttttctttgaaaaaaaaaacaccttattGCACTCcgaattcaaaaacatttatgtcAAAATAATACAGAAAGAAAGGTCataacatacatatacataacgtatttttttttttagattttctcATTTTTACCAAGCACGGAAATGTCCTTGTACTAATACGGatttcaatatcttttaaacacGGAAATACTGAAATCTGTATGTGGAATTGCCATTGGCATATCATGAAATTCTCTGTATCTTTTATGCGAAAAATAGTCTACAATACTCCCAACCGTAtttccatattttaaaaacggAGATCTGAAGTGTATTACTAAGTTAAAGTGGGCCCCTATCCCTACTCGCGTTACGCAATTATTAACAGTTCTGtattaaaaattatgtaattatCAACACTTGGAATCTAAGAATTATTGTACAAAACTTTTGTTAAGTAATAATAttgcatttatttgttttgggGCTCAATTCGTTGCATTTTTGTTGGAGGCAGGGGTCGTATCGTCctattgtatatttaaaaataataaaacatacaatattAAGTACACATGCACCATTTGAACACTAAGACAAATCACTAAAAACTAGTTTAATTGTATTTTCAGCCTGAATCAGTTCGTGGGAAAAGGACTGTGTAAATAGATGTAATAATAGTTTTCATGGACACGGCTGTCGACATAAGTGCTAATGAGGTAAACAATTACCGATGTGCGATTCAAAACgaggatgtacatgtacttatcgaAGTGCTACAGAGGGTATACATGCTAAAGCTCTTTAGTTCAATTGTTTGGCctttacagtatcaaatataTTCCATATAAGCCATTTATCTCAGAAAATTATGGACTTTCATCTATTTACCGACAGAATGACCCTTCTTCAAAGatattaatattcaaagtaattaaaaataatttcagcaTTGGATCGCAAAACTTCATCATACATGTAGCTGGCATTCTTTAAAACATGGCTAGGCCTGTCCTCAAAATTGGTCTTGCATCATATTTTGGGCTGGTCCTAAATTTGGCCTctacaaattttgttttaccttaaattaatattgtttttctcACGTTTTCAGCGAGgtttgaattattattgacatttttatgtttaagaGATAATTCTATGGAAAATTTATATGTCATAAGTGACCTGATTGATTGAGCCTTAATTGATTTTACCCATGTTTATACAcacaataaaattatatatgcaTACGCAACACTACCCTTACTATTACAAAGGAAGGGGTTATGCCCAATTCTGAAGCtatcagtttta carries:
- the LOC128192369 gene encoding uncharacterized protein LOC128192369; protein product: MDSKITNIESTYAVFLNISSKDQVASVIQACIGSFGHNCSFPCPDGYFGHGCRLKCDCNITESCDPEIGCTIRYIADNKTESKTNTDFDKSGRKTIRTALLSGCSLTILAILIGMFLKYHRVLLQRCKGIQESGDCREGNAPYDCLEHSVVSGNPVGTSCRNYTVPPALIKENKAKTDAERKSSKQDVVTNLSLKCKHEYV